The Corvus moneduloides isolate bCorMon1 chromosome 4, bCorMon1.pri, whole genome shotgun sequence genomic interval TGCCTTGAATAAATAACATCAAGGCTGACTGAGGAATTCCTAATTAAAGGGGACACAATCAAAGCTGAAACAATATTGCTTCAACTTCAGCCTGCAGTTTGCTTCTGCCCACACTCCCTAAAGGCCAGAAGTTCAGGGGAGAGGTGTAAATGTTGAACAAGAGAAAGCTCTGCTTATAGTTTTCtatgtttgcttgtttatttttatagagCTGGTGTACAGAAGAAAGTGGAGTTGattcttttgtttccttatgTGGTACAAATCAATAATTGGTGCTACTGGCATTAGATCCATATCAGCGTGAGTGGGCCGAACTCACAGTTTCTGGCCTTGCAGTAACAAAGCAAATAAGcccccttttccccagctctggagctgaAGTCATGCTGAGCCCCTTCGTTTCGTGTGCAGAACACCTGAGATCACACAGAGTGTTTGTGCGTCGGTATTGTCGGGTGCCATGGTCACCCACCATCCCAGCCATGTCCTCTGCCGTGGTGACACCTAGTGGGGAGCACTTGGTGACCTGGAATTTGCATATGGATTAGCTTCCTTGCATGTTGTAGTGGCAGCCAGGGAGAAACAGGCTGGGGTCTGGGGTCTTGTGAGAGGTTAACTTAAgagtgccagggctgctctttACCCTGTCttggtttctgttttccagagagAGCTACCGATGGGTCCCTGCGGAGTGAGGACTGGGCTCTCAACATGGAGATCTGTGACATCATTAACGAGACTGAAGAAGGGTAAGGCAGCTGGCAAGGGTCCATATCCAGCGGCAGGTCCCTGCACTGCCTGTAACACCACATCCCTAGGCTGCAGTGGTAACATGCACTGGTGGAGGTAATAAGCTGTGCTTCCCAACAATCCCTGAGACAAGGCTCTGCTAGGAGACCTAGAGACATAGCAAAGCTGTCAGAGCACATATTAGATGCTTGTCTATAATCTTGGTGAGTGCTAGGAGCCATTGAAACAGGCCTTCAGGGTCCCCAGACAACCCTCTGTTCAAGCCAGGCTGCCTCCCAACTCCAAAAGgcatatttgcatttcttctacTTTGATTTATTCTCTCTTCCTacccttctctttctctcctctgggAATGTAAAAATCTAAAGGCTGGTGACTGAGGAGGGGAAAATCTCAGGCTGCTATTCAGTCCTCTCACTGTGCCAGTCTTTCTTAGGTTTCTTCTCTGGTATTTTCATGTACAGTCActcaaacacacacaaagtGGGTGGGGGGAGCTCTtgtctccctctccctgcagggagaTCAATCATCAATCTGCCAGACTTGTTAACTCTGGAGCTGGGGATTTGCCAGTGAATTCAGGGGAGAATGCTCCTTCTCACAGTGGAGATGTCAAGAGCAGCATGTAAAAAGGAAGGTGCTACATGGAATAAAACACGTAGGTCTCACTCCTGCTGTCCTATCCCACAGTGATGTTGACAGAGGATTAGCAAGCCCAGTTTTCAGCTTCACAGTTGTATGGAAACAAGTCAAACATCTCTACTTACAGATCTGCCACCGCTCCTTTTCCACTATCCCCATGGTGCAAAGACACCTGTTGCTGTTCACAGTTCTCAGGCCTGAGCTGTGGCCACTTGTTTCAGATTTGGACACCTGATAACACAGCTTGACAGGCTCTCCCATTGCCCTGCTAATGCCCATCCACTGACACCATGCTGCCCCATAGCCCAATACACTCCTGCCCTCCTCACTGCCTCAGTGTCTCCACCCCACTTTTCTCCTCCGGCACTGCTGCTCTTCTAGCTCAGCTTCTCTTCCTGTGCTCTGCTAAAGCATGTTGGTTCATTTGTGCCCTCTTAAGACCACAGTTGTCTGAGACCATGGTGTTTCTCCCCTCTGAGAATGGTTAATGAGGCCCTGCTATGCTGTTGCTCTCATACCCACCTGCAATATAGGCAAGATTTTGCCACTGCATCTCCCCTGCGGCTTTTGAGCCTCCTTGTCTCCAGGGAAATGTTAAACATCTCCTCTTTGAGCAACACAGGAATTGCCACAGCTTGCTTCTCCTTCCTGTTTCTAACCCATGCCAAGCTTTTCTGTGATCTCCTCCTCTTCAGTCTCTCTGCCATGGGATTTTGCTCTATCCCCAGCAAGTGTGTTTCTAgcattgtttttcctctgttctctcTTGTGTCCTAAACATCTTGAGCTGTTTCAGATGTCAGCGCAGAGGCCTCCAACTTCAGTAACAGCACTcggggacatggtttagtgctggaCTTTGCAGTGTTAGGTttatggttggacttgatgaccttagaaggtcttttccaacctaaatggttctatGATCAGCCAACCCCACTCCTCTTGCAGAACTACAAGCAGACGCTGCTTTACCAGTCACTGCTTCAAGCCATCCTGAAAACATGGTGAGGGATACCTGTTGAGTGTGAGGCATCCAAAACCAgtggctgtttttctttgcctcaACCTTCTGATGATCTTCCTTCATCTTATTTCTCCTTCAGGCCCAAAGATGCCTTCCGAGCCATTAAAAAGAGAATTGTAGGGAATAAGAACTTCCATGAAGTTATGCTGGCTTTGACGGTGAGTGGTCAGGgctctttctctgctctgtgataCCCTGCTGTAAAGCTGAGTGCTGAACACAAGTACTTTTTAGCACACATGCTGAACAGACACATGCACCTAAAGCCAACAAGTCTAACATGTGGGCAGAGAAGGCTACAGCTAATGCTTCATTGCCTTTGAAGGTCCTGGAGACCTGCGTCAAGAACTGCGGCCATCGCTTCCACATCCTTGTGTCCAGCCAGGACTTTGTAGAAGGTGTCCTGGTGAGAACGATCCTGCCAAAGAACAATCCACCTGCCATAGTGCACGACAAGGTGCTGACCCTCATCCAGGTGAGTCAAGAAGTGTGAGCATCTGCACCCATCCagagagtgtgtgtgtttgggtgTCTGTACAGAAAGTTGTTGTATGTGGTGATGGGCTGTACTGTCTCCTTCTCCCCAGTCCTGGGCAGATGCCTTCCGCAGCTCTCCGGACTTGACTGGTGTCGTTGCTGTCTATGAAGACCTGAGAAGGAAGGGCCTGGAGTTCCCCATGACTGATCTGGACATGCTGTCACCCATCCACACACCACAGAGGGTATGGGAGTATTGCTGAAGAGAAGAATGTTGGGCAGCTGCCATTCTGGAGCAATGAGGGGATTTCAGGAACTCTGTCTTGCATTTAGAGGGTTTTTGGGTGGTGAGAAGCTCCAGGACAGCCAAGAGCTGTTGAAAGCAGATGGGGAGTTGCCATCAATATTTTTCCTCTAGTTGCACTGCCCTGTCAAGTGTGAGTGTCTAACATCTCCTTCTCTCTGTCACCTTCCCCACTTTTGTCTGCAGACTGTGTATAGCTCCAACTCTCAATCTGGACAGAACTCACCCACAGTCAACTCCCCTCAGCAGATGGAGTCCATCCTCCACCCTGTCACCCTGCCCCCTGGGAGAGGGACATCCAGCGACGCGCCCATCAcgcccacaccagagcaggtgagCTGGACACAAATCCCAGGATGTTGCTGACTCTGCCTGTGTTTGAGGCTATTTCACAAACACTGTTCTGGGACTGCAGTCCTGGTCCTGCCCCGGCCTCTGTCTTCAAGGAGTTGTTCATCTAAAGCACAGTTCTTCGAGAGCTCCCCAGAGCTCCATTGTGGTCACAGTGATGAACTGGGATACCGCAACCATAGAGTGGTTATGTTTTCCTAAGACAGGGCTGCTTGCAGGTAGAGGAAAGTTCTCCTGGCTATAGGGAAGTGGGGAGCTGAGACATGATGCCTCTTTATCATCTTTGTTTATCTTGCCTCACTGCTTACTTTATATGAATCAACCCTGTCTGGCTATGTGGTTTCCAAAGGCTAGGGCTTCCTCACTTGTTTCCCCatcctcttttctccttcctcaccCTGACTTCATATGATACCATGTTCAGCACCAAACCTCCAGCTGTCGGTATTTTGCATTCCCTTGCAGAACAGAGAGTAGAAACTGTTCTAAAGAGGGTCATTAGCAGCTTGTAAACCAGACGAATAAAGCTTCAACTGCACACTGAGCTGAGGCTCTCCTGTTGaatgggaattaatttttttcccctctcgTACACCACTTTGGAAATTAAACTATTTAAATGGCTACCACACGGGGGCTGTTAGCTGAGGAGAGATTTGAATCATaacagcagcctgtgctggctaTTAAAAATCAAAGGCTAGTGGCCAAAGATCCCAGGTGAGGGCCTGGCATCTGTTACCAGCAAATGAATTTGATGGTAAGTAATGAAGGTGTTTCCTGTTGGGAGCTCCTGAGAGCTAAAATGAATGGTGACAAACAAACTCCCCAGTGGCTgttcctccagctctgtgaaCATGCTTACATATGTGGTGCCATTCCCTGCCATTCAGAGCTACCTCAGCTGCGTCCCCCACCTTCCCTGGTGGAGCTGtcactttgctttgcttttgcagatGGGGAAGCTGCGCAGAGAACTGGAAGTGGTGAATGGGAACACAAAGGTTATGTCGGAGATGTTGACGGAGCTGGTGCCATCCCAGGCTGAGCCTTctgacctggagctgctgcaagtAAGGAACACACGGCAGGGGTGGAGGGCTGGCACATGAAGCACAATGACTGGATGGACTGAGGCCCGATGCATGCCAGAGGAAGGACTGGACAGTTTAGTGTGGGGCTTTATCAGGGAGTGAAGGGATAAGGGACACACAGGGAAGGTAGAGTTTCAATGGTGGATGGAAATTGCACTACCGAGGCTGGAATCATCTCACATGGGAATTTGTAGTTGCCAAGGGCCTTTCTTTCTGGGTGATGTGTTACACTAAAAGCATACAATTATTCCATGTAAAGCTCAGACTCAATTTACCTCTCACACCAGTATTTGTTGCTCATCAACAGTTCCTGATAGATCCCTGATAGTAGCCTCTGGGGTCTGTGTTCCAGACAGACTTCTAGATTTGTGAGTGCTCAGCCATAAGCGTGACCTTTGTGGTAAATTGCCCTGCTTTGAACAGGAGCTGAATCGGACATGCAGAGCCATGCAGCAGCGAGTCCTGGAGCTGATTCCCCGTGTCCTCCACGAGCAACTCACCgaggagctgctcctcatcaaTGACAACCTCAATAACGTGTTTCTACGCCATGAAAGGTacctctctcctcccttctcttccctgctctccctcaaGAGTTCACTGCCCTTGAAGGCTGCCTAGCCCACCCTTTTGATCTGCCCATGAGTATAATACTCGAGACATATCAGTCTGTATCATCCATCCTTGAGAACAAAGCCTGTTCTCAGTTTTTGCTGACTAATTCCTGTCCCTTCAAAACTGCTGTGTAAGTTCCTGACGGGATATAAAGATGTGCCTGTGGCATAACCCAGAAGAAGGAGGCAACTGCATGGAAAGAGCTGGTTTTCTGGCTCTGAGGCAGATGGGGACAGAAAGAAATTGCCCAGGTGGGATCagcactcctttttttttttttccttctatttcaaCAAACACATCTCTTTGCTAGATTGAAGTCTGGGGAGTTCATCCCCAGATGAACTGTATGGAGAGCTGTTGGTTAGGAGTAACTCTGGAGGATCCTAAGAAGCATTCTCACACCACCTCTCAGGAGACATCAACTCTCTGGGTCTTGTTGGGGTGTCTTGAGGGGAAATTGGGCCCTGAGCCATGATTCCCCTTTCCTTGTGGGTAGGAAACGGCAGACTGTGCCAAGTCTTATAAGAAATCTCCTGGGCTGTGAGTGAATGAGCCCACACGACTGAAATGCATCCTGTCATCTTTCTTGCAGGTTTGAGCGACTTCGGACAGGACAGCCTGTTAAGGTAACTCGGAGCAACTGCCCCTCTGTGCAGCTTGGTTTACATCCTGCAGgtccagcagtgccctgctgaCTTGGAGGGAGGTTCAGTCTGCCCCACTTAGAAATGGTGGGCTTTGCTgtcccagccaggctgcaccAGACCACCTGGTGTGTGGGACACCCCAGTTCCCACTGCaagcctctcctgccctgcccaatgagcaagagcagagcagcagttaTGTTTATTAGTGAGATTCCAATTCCCATATAAACCTTCTCTGAGCACTACCCTGTCCTCTGAACCAGCATCTACCCTACTTATTGacatccagcagagctgggaggctGGCTACCACGGCATATCCTGCCCTGGGACACTATTCCCAGCCAGTTCTCTGGTCACTGtccctcttctccctcttcATAGCTGATACCTTTTAATGAGTGCAGAAGGGCTTTCCTCTCCAGTATCAATGAGCTAGGATTGTAGGGTCAGGGTGTCCAAGCTTCAGAAACTCTCCAccatcttcttttttcttcctacaaaGGCACCAAATGAGGCAGAGAACAGCTTGATTGACCTGGCACCCAGTACTCCTTCAGCACTGAAACAGCCTGAAGTCACCAGCAACCTTTCCTCTCAGCTGGCTGGAATGAGTATGTTGCCATGTGGTTTTCCCCTCAGTCTTTCTCCTGTACTGCTTTGAAAATCCTTTCCTGCCCTTGAATCATCTCCCAAAATTATTTAGTCAGATTCATAGAGTAACCTAGAGAAATGCCCTGTGTTTTCAACTAATAAACTCATGAAGAAGCTTGTATATGCCCCAGGGCACTCAAGCATATGTCTTGGTGTTCTCACCTCACATTGTGCAGGAGGTGGCCATGACTTAAGAAGGACCTCAGCATTAGTGTGTGGCTAAGGACCTTGCCTTCCAGAAGGATCGGGAATAAAGTTGCTCTCTCTGCAATGCCTGGCAGCATTGCCTGCTTACCTCTCTTGCTGTGTGGTGTCAGGCTGACCACTGAGGTCTGggagaagcagagcagctgaagcTATGCTGCAAAGGCAGCCATGAGCATCTTGGGCTCAGGACCCAGGATTTGACAGGCTGTTTACTCAAGAAGCCTGAGGGATCCTGGGGGTTCTTCAAGATATACCAACGGCCTACATAGCACTGCCTGGATGCAGGTGCAGAAAATTGGCACAAGACTGTTTTTACAGACAAGCCAGCTAAGATATTTTTCAAGTCACCTTTTTTTCAGATGATGCCTGAGTCACAAAATCCACTCATCTGTCTCAGAGGCATTTGCCCAGAAGCACAGGTTATTTTCTTCCACAGGTTATGGAGCAATTCCCTCCAGAGTTGTCTAAGATGGTCAGGAACATCTAGCCTTCAGCATCAGTAAattgatgctgctgctgtctgaaaCTGAGCCAAAAGTATCTACTGAGTAGGCAAAGAAACTGCTTCTGTTACTTCACCCACGACACTGCCCACATGAACAgactgtgctgcagctgaggagcGGGATGGAGGAGTGGACCTAGAGCAGTTTAGCCCATTCTGATGATAGCTTCCCATCCAGCACTCTCCAAGCCTACAGTCCTCCgtttgctgctctgtgctgcctgctgaCCCTGCTCTCTCTCCCACAGACCTAGGCTCAAGCAGTGTAAGTGCAGGGCTGCACTCCCTCGACACTTCTGGCAAGCTGGAAGAAGACTTTGACATGTTTGCCCTGACCCGTGGCAGCTCGCTGGCTGAGCAGCGCAGAGGGTGAGTGGAGCAGCTccctctgtcctgtcctgtcctgcctTCTTGCAAAGGATGAGGGCTCAGGGTAAATGGGGCCATGACCCCAACCAGCAGCACTTCCTGGGAGACAGGAGGATGCAACAGAAATGCACTCTTCACATGCACAGTGTTTGTAGGATGAGCTCTGTGCTCCCAGtcctttttcctgctgccaaCATCTCCCCTTCACAGTGTCGTCCTGGGTATGGGGAGAAGGAATTAGTGAGCATGTGAGCATTGCAGTGCCACATGTTCTGGAAGATTCAGTGTCTGGGGATGAAGGTGTGGAGTGGGACTGTCTCAGTCTTCTTGTCTGCCTCTTAACTCATGTGCCCTGACAGGGGTAATGTTGAATTTGGGAATTGCTGAGTACTGATTCAGCCTAACAGACAGAGTATTGAGCTGGAGTGCAGGAAGAGTGCAGTCAGTTGTGCCTTGCAAGAGGGCACTCTTCTGTGCCTCAGCTTCCCCGTTGGCAAGTGGGACTGATGTTTCTTCGTCCATGGTGTGTTTGAGACCTCCTGGTGTAAAGCACTAAGAGTTGGGTCTCCATAGAACTGGATGAACTGAAGAGGTCTTCTCCACTGCAGAGTGGATTCCCGAACCCTTGTTCTGGAGGAGCTGACAAGAGCTGTGCTGACCAGATCCCCTGGGTTTAGAGACTGTGGCTGATCTCACACTGCTTTGCCTGTCAGTGCCATTCACTGCTCTCCATTGAGTACCAAGCAGTAGAGACCAAGGGCACATCACTGCCTCCAGCCCTCCAAGACCTGTGCTCCTGCATTCCTGCAGCCACTGGAGTGCCTTGTTCTGCAGCTGGCCAGTAGCAAGTTAAGGTCTCTTACACATGTCAAGTTAAGGTCTCTTAACTACATCTCCTTCCATTCCTCTGCCTCAGACTGCTTCTGGTAAACATGGTGGGGAAACCCATGGCCTACACATGACTTCATGTGTTTTGTCCCTGGGTTTCCCCACCGCTTTTACTGTGGGTTGTGCTGCCTGAGGACAGAGACAGTCCAGCACAAAAACAGTTGTCTCAACAGCACCCAATCTGGGGCTGAAACTGGAGCCATTGGTATGTGCTCAGTGCTGGAGATGTGCACAGAGGTGGAATTGTATCCTCTCTGCTGTAGCGCAGTCCTTAACAGGCTGAGGTTTATGATCTCTGCACAAGTAACAAGGCATCTTCTATTTATTCCTCACTGCCCTTCATCTGCCTGCACTTGCACTCCTGCCAGGTAACCTCTGGTGGCTCAGGCTTCACATTTCACTCACGAGTGTCTGCTCTCAGTGTCTCCCTGCACTTGGACAGACTCATTGCCCTGCAGCTCCCGAACAGGACGTGCTGGCAGAGCCTCTGGAGTTTGTTCCTGACCCCCCATGCTTTATGTGTGTCTCGGTGAAGCAGTGCTTGAGGCACTTCAAGCCTTTCCTGCCATTCTTCCTCATCAGTGGCATGATAGCAGCGCTGTACTTCATCCTGGATGCCATTGTCCACAGCGGCCCCTTCACTGATGAGCACTTCTTTGAGAAGTTTGAGCGGCGGTGGCCCAAGCCCCTGGCCTCCAACAAAACCAGCTCCACTTGATGTTCTGCTGGATCTGTGGAAAGgggcctgggagcagctggagaggaaacTTGTGGAGAGTTTCTGTGAAAGGCTTCATTTTCCTAGCATGGACAGCTTTCCCCACTCAGCATGGATCAAATGGTGACGTGTGGCATTGTCACGTGTAGTAGCAGTCTAGAGGGGGCACAGGAATGGGAT includes:
- the TOM1 gene encoding target of Myb protein 1 isoform X2 codes for the protein MDFLLGNPFSSPVGQRIERATDGSLRSEDWALNMEICDIINETEEGPKDAFRAIKKRIVGNKNFHEVMLALTVLETCVKNCGHRFHILVSSQDFVEGVLVRTILPKNNPPAIVHDKVLTLIQSWADAFRSSPDLTGVVAVYEDLRRKGLEFPMTDLDMLSPIHTPQRTVYSSNSQSGQNSPTVNSPQQMESILHPVTLPPGRGTSSDAPITPTPEQMGKLRRELEVVNGNTKVMSEMLTELVPSQAEPSDLELLQELNRTCRAMQQRVLELIPRVLHEQLTEELLLINDNLNNVFLRHERFERLRTGQPVKAPNEAENSLIDLAPSTPSALKQPEVTSNLSSQLAGMNLGSSSVSAGLHSLDTSGKLEEDFDMFALTRGSSLAEQRRGVKYEDPQATKGLAGALDARQQNTGAVPVPQANFMEDIEKWLSTDVGESEDAKGVTSEEFDKFLEERAKVADRLPTLSSSSAGTSVSPPAASHHRKQAKEDDAMFAL
- the TOM1 gene encoding target of Myb protein 1 isoform X1, which translates into the protein MDFLLGNPFSSPVGQRIERATDGSLRSEDWALNMEICDIINETEEGPKDAFRAIKKRIVGNKNFHEVMLALTVLETCVKNCGHRFHILVSSQDFVEGVLVRTILPKNNPPAIVHDKVLTLIQSWADAFRSSPDLTGVVAVYEDLRRKGLEFPMTDLDMLSPIHTPQRTVYSSNSQSGQNSPTVNSPQQMESILHPVTLPPGRGTSSDAPITPTPEQMGKLRRELEVVNGNTKVMSEMLTELVPSQAEPSDLELLQELNRTCRAMQQRVLELIPRVLHEQLTEELLLINDNLNNVFLRHERFERLRTGQPVKAPNEAENSLIDLAPSTPSALKQPEVTSNLSSQLAGMNLGSSSVSAGLHSLDTSGKLEEDFDMFALTRGSSLAEQRRGVKYEDPQATKGLAGALDARQQNTGAGESGASSDGAQLTKWMMRQGMVPVPQANFMEDIEKWLSTDVGESEDAKGVTSEEFDKFLEERAKVADRLPTLSSSSAGTSVSPPAASHHRKQAKEDDAMFAL
- the TOM1 gene encoding target of Myb protein 1 isoform X3 yields the protein MEICDIINETEEGPKDAFRAIKKRIVGNKNFHEVMLALTVLETCVKNCGHRFHILVSSQDFVEGVLVRTILPKNNPPAIVHDKVLTLIQSWADAFRSSPDLTGVVAVYEDLRRKGLEFPMTDLDMLSPIHTPQRTVYSSNSQSGQNSPTVNSPQQMESILHPVTLPPGRGTSSDAPITPTPEQMGKLRRELEVVNGNTKVMSEMLTELVPSQAEPSDLELLQELNRTCRAMQQRVLELIPRVLHEQLTEELLLINDNLNNVFLRHERFERLRTGQPVKAPNEAENSLIDLAPSTPSALKQPEVTSNLSSQLAGMNLGSSSVSAGLHSLDTSGKLEEDFDMFALTRGSSLAEQRRGVKYEDPQATKGLAGALDARQQNTGAGESGASSDGAQLTKWMMRQGMVPVPQANFMEDIEKWLSTDVGESEDAKGVTSEEFDKFLEERAKVADRLPTLSSSSAGTSVSPPAASHHRKQAKEDDAMFAL